Proteins encoded by one window of Chrysemys picta bellii isolate R12L10 chromosome 10, ASM1138683v2, whole genome shotgun sequence:
- the FAHD1 gene encoding acylpyruvase FAHD1, mitochondrial, whose product MASSKSLAKFWEWGRNIICVGRNYAEHAQELKNAVPSEPLFFLKPSSAYVREGDPIIKPYYCNNLHHEVELGVVIGKKAHAVSQKSAMDYVAGYALCLDMTARDTQAECKKKGLPWTLAKGFNTSCPVSDFVPKEKIPDPHKLQIWLKVNGELRQEGETSSMIFSIPYIISYISEIITLEEGDLILTGSPKGVSAVQEHDEIQAGIHGILSMQFKVAQQSRQS is encoded by the coding sequence ATGGCTTCGTCCAAGTCTTTGGCCAAGTTCTGGGAATGGGGCAGAAACATCATCTGCGTAGGGAGGAATTATGCAGAGCATGCCCAGGAGCTGAAAAATGCTGTCCCCAGCGAGCCCCTTTTTTTCCTGAAGCCTTCCTCAGCCTATGTCCGGGAAGGAGACCCCATTATCAAGCCTTACTACTGCAACAATCTGCACCATGAGGTGGAGCTGGGAGTGGTGATTGGGAAGAAAGCCCATGCTGTCTCCCAGAAGTCTGCTATGGACTACGTGGCAGGTTATGCCCTGTGCTTGGACATGACAGCCAGGGACACCCAAGCTGAGTGCAAGAAAAAGGGCCTTCCTTGGACCTTAGCCAAAGGCTTCAATACGTCGTGTCCGGTGAGTGATTTTGTGCCCAAGGAAAAGATTCCAGACCCACACAAGCTGCAGATCTGGCTCAAGGTAAATGGTGAGCTGAGGCAAGAAGGGGAAACCTCTTCTATGATTTTCTCTATCCCCTACATCATCAGCTATATCAGTGAAATCATCACCCTGGAAGAAGGGGATCTGATTTTGACAGGTAGCCCCAAAGGTGTTTCTGCTGTCCAGGAGCACGATGAGATACAAGCTGGAATACACGGCATCCTCAGTATGCAGTTTAAGGTGGCACAGCAATCGCGCCAATCTTGA